In candidate division WOR-3 bacterium, the following are encoded in one genomic region:
- a CDS encoding YebC/PmpR family DNA-binding transcriptional regulator, whose product MSGHSKWATIKHKKSKLDAARGRAFSKLIREITTAARMGGGDIEANPRLRTAVEAARAINMPAENIERAIKRGTGELPGVFYEEVFYEGYAPGGVALLVRALTDNKNRTTAEVRHVFDKYGGSMGAAGCVAWQFKPKGIIVIDRSKTDEDTVLSAAMEAGADDVQSDATNFTVITPVESFEAVKRQLKSAGVEWDRAELTQIATNTVPVSESDAPKVLKLIEMLEELEEVQQVYANFDIPDEVLEKLSSSGT is encoded by the coding sequence ATGTCCGGACATTCGAAATGGGCAACAATTAAACACAAGAAAAGTAAGCTGGACGCAGCACGGGGAAGAGCATTCTCCAAGCTCATCCGTGAAATCACTACCGCTGCCCGAATGGGAGGCGGTGATATTGAAGCCAATCCCAGACTGCGCACCGCGGTTGAGGCGGCACGGGCAATCAATATGCCGGCGGAAAACATTGAACGGGCAATCAAGCGCGGGACCGGTGAACTGCCGGGAGTTTTTTATGAAGAGGTTTTTTATGAGGGATATGCACCGGGCGGAGTTGCCCTCTTGGTGCGTGCCCTGACCGACAACAAGAACCGGACTACTGCTGAAGTGCGCCATGTGTTTGACAAATACGGCGGCTCCATGGGCGCAGCGGGCTGTGTTGCCTGGCAGTTCAAACCCAAAGGTATTATTGTAATTGACCGCTCAAAAACCGACGAGGATACGGTGCTGAGCGCGGCAATGGAGGCGGGCGCTGATGATGTCCAGAGCGACGCCACAAACTTTACCGTAATCACGCCAGTCGAAAGTTTTGAGGCGGTAAAGCGCCAGCTGAAGTCGGCGGGGGTGGAATGGGATCGGGCTGAGCTCACTCAGATTGCGACGAACACCGTGCCGGTTTCGGAGTCGGACGCACCCAAGGTGCTGAAACTGATTGAGATGCTGGAGGAGCTGGAAGAAGTCCAGCAGGTTTATGCCA